A portion of the Calothrix sp. 336/3 genome contains these proteins:
- a CDS encoding NYN domain-containing protein yields the protein MGSPMNRLSIFVDGNNMFYAQQKNGWFFDPRRVLEYFKYEQSDTTLINAFWYTGLKDPQDQRGFRDALISLGYTVRTKILKEYYDDNSGRYSQKANLDIEIVVDMFNTVDQYDRVVLFSGDGDFERAIELLRSKNTHITVVSTEGMIARELRNATDRYIDLNDIRDVIEKNDPM from the coding sequence ATGGGTTCTCCGATGAATCGTCTGTCTATATTTGTAGACGGAAATAATATGTTCTATGCTCAACAAAAAAATGGCTGGTTTTTTGATCCCAGGCGAGTCTTAGAATATTTTAAATACGAACAGTCAGATACGACTTTAATTAATGCTTTCTGGTACACTGGCTTAAAAGACCCTCAAGACCAGCGCGGTTTTCGAGATGCTCTAATTAGTTTAGGGTATACAGTTAGAACAAAAATTCTCAAAGAATATTATGATGATAATTCAGGACGCTATTCCCAAAAAGCTAATTTAGATATAGAAATTGTCGTTGATATGTTTAATACTGTAGACCAATATGATCGAGTAGTTCTATTTAGTGGTGATGGTGATTTTGAAAGAGCAATTGAACTATTACGGTCGAAAAATACTCATATTACAGTAGTGTCAACCGAAGGAATGATAGCGCGGGAATTGCGTAATGCCACGGATAGATATATTGATTTAAACGATATTAGAGATGTCATAGAAAAAAATGACCCCATGTAA